From one Streptomyces mobaraensis genomic stretch:
- a CDS encoding TIGR01777 family oxidoreductase: MRIALTGSTGLIGTALIRSLEADGHRVTRFVRRTPRGEGEAEWDPKRQRVDTRALAGCDAVVHLAGAGVGAHRWTEAYKREIRESRVLGTAAVAEAVACLDTPPRVLVSASATGFYGDAGDRVLDEDSPPGRGFLAGVCQEWEAATAPAAEAGVRTVLIRTGLVVSRSGGAWGRMFPLFRLGLGGPLGNGRQYWSFISLRDHIAAVRHLLDTPELSGPVNLTAPEPVTNRGVARTMGRVLRRPALFPAPAPALRLVLGELASDVLSSQRVVPRRLLDSGFRFAHPDVESAVRAALTPGDRASAR, encoded by the coding sequence ATGCGCATCGCCCTCACCGGCTCGACCGGCCTCATCGGTACGGCGCTCATCCGCTCGTTGGAGGCGGACGGCCACCGCGTCACGCGGTTCGTGCGCCGTACGCCCCGGGGCGAGGGCGAGGCCGAGTGGGACCCGAAACGGCAGCGGGTGGACACCCGCGCGCTGGCCGGCTGCGACGCGGTGGTGCACCTCGCGGGCGCCGGCGTGGGGGCGCACCGTTGGACGGAGGCGTATAAACGGGAGATCCGCGAGAGCCGGGTGCTCGGCACGGCGGCGGTCGCCGAGGCGGTCGCGTGCCTCGACACCCCGCCGCGGGTGCTGGTGAGCGCGAGCGCCACCGGCTTCTACGGAGACGCGGGCGACCGCGTCCTCGACGAGGACTCCCCGCCCGGCCGCGGGTTCCTGGCCGGGGTCTGCCAGGAGTGGGAGGCGGCCACGGCCCCCGCCGCCGAGGCGGGCGTACGGACGGTGCTGATCCGGACCGGGCTGGTGGTGAGCCGGAGCGGTGGCGCCTGGGGCCGGATGTTCCCGCTGTTCCGGCTGGGGCTGGGCGGGCCCCTTGGGAACGGCCGCCAGTACTGGAGCTTCATCTCCCTGCGCGACCACATCGCCGCCGTACGCCATCTGCTGGACACCCCGGAACTGTCCGGTCCGGTGAACCTGACCGCGCCCGAGCCGGTCACCAACCGCGGGGTGGCCCGGACGATGGGGCGCGTACTGCGCCGTCCGGCGCTGTTTCCCGCGCCCGCCCCGGCGCTCCGGCTGGTGCTGGGGGAGCTCGCGTCGGACGTGCTGTCCAGCCAACGGGTCGTGCCGAGACGACTGCTGGACTCGGGCTTCCGGTTCGCGCACCCGGACGTCGAGAGCGCCGTCCGCGCGGCTCTCACCCCCGGGGACCGCGCTTCCGCCCGATGA
- a CDS encoding NAD(P)/FAD-dependent oxidoreductase: MASSARHTAHHADVVIVGAGLAGLSAAHQLTNAGVGVTVLEAADRPGGRMATDRIDGFRLDRSGQLLNTAFPDLRRTPGLGALALRPFLPGVLVHADGRNHRIGGEARGAKRAFTTARALATAARASRATGLDQARLDAALARLAALPTDRLLARPDRPTAATLAGRGLPARTIEGFLRPLLASLLSDPELTTSSRCADLVLRGFARGRLCLPAGGAGTMAELLAGLLPPGTVRTGVRATSADITSVTTADHGEIGCRSVIVATGARAAADLLPGLRLPGFHPVTVLHHTAAEAPPCDAALIVTGGRGGPVAHTTVASEVDPDRAPTGRVLITSTVLGRAAGTPVPELDRTARTQLARVYGLAPDDFELLTAHHDADAVPAMPAPHDVRRPVRLLSGLYVCGDHRDTSTVQGALFSGRRAAHALLRDLGIRPEQDAQALRVA; the protein is encoded by the coding sequence GTGGCCAGCAGCGCACGCCACACCGCACACCACGCCGATGTCGTCATCGTCGGAGCCGGCCTCGCCGGGCTCTCGGCAGCACACCAACTGACCAACGCCGGCGTCGGCGTCACCGTCCTGGAGGCCGCGGACCGGCCGGGCGGGCGGATGGCGACGGACCGGATCGACGGCTTCCGGCTGGACCGTTCCGGCCAGCTGCTCAACACCGCCTTCCCCGACCTGCGGCGCACCCCCGGCCTCGGTGCCCTCGCCCTGCGGCCCTTCCTGCCGGGCGTCCTGGTCCACGCCGACGGCCGCAACCACCGGATCGGCGGCGAAGCGCGCGGCGCCAAGAGGGCGTTCACCACCGCCCGTGCCCTGGCCACGGCCGCCCGCGCCTCCCGGGCCACCGGCCTCGACCAGGCCCGGCTCGACGCGGCGCTCGCCCGGCTCGCCGCGCTGCCCACCGACCGGCTGCTGGCCCGCCCGGACCGCCCGACGGCCGCCACCCTCGCCGGCCGCGGCCTGCCGGCCCGTACGATCGAGGGCTTCCTCCGCCCGCTGCTGGCCTCTCTGCTGTCCGACCCCGAACTCACCACGTCCAGCCGCTGCGCCGACCTCGTCCTGCGCGGCTTCGCCCGCGGCCGGCTCTGCCTCCCGGCGGGCGGGGCGGGCACGATGGCCGAGCTGCTGGCGGGATTGCTGCCGCCGGGGACGGTCCGGACGGGCGTCCGGGCCACCTCCGCGGACATCACCTCCGTCACGACCGCCGACCACGGTGAGATCGGCTGCCGCTCGGTGATCGTCGCCACCGGCGCCCGGGCCGCCGCCGACCTGCTGCCCGGCCTCCGGCTGCCCGGCTTCCACCCGGTGACGGTGCTTCACCACACGGCCGCCGAGGCCCCGCCGTGCGACGCCGCCCTGATCGTGACGGGCGGCCGGGGCGGCCCCGTCGCCCACACCACCGTCGCCAGCGAGGTCGACCCCGACCGGGCCCCCACCGGCCGCGTCCTCATCACCTCCACCGTCCTCGGCCGCGCGGCGGGCACACCGGTGCCCGAACTCGACCGCACGGCGCGGACGCAGCTGGCCCGGGTGTACGGCCTCGCCCCCGACGACTTCGAGCTGCTGACCGCCCATCACGACGCGGACGCCGTTCCGGCCATGCCGGCGCCGCACGATGTGCGGCGGCCGGTGCGGTTGTTGTCCGGGTTGTACGTGTGCGGGGATCACCGCGACACGAGTACGGTCCAGGGGGCCCTGTTCTCGGGGCGGCGGGCGGCGCACGCGCTGCTGCGGGATCTGGGGATCCGGCCGGAGCAGGACGCTCAGGCGCTGCGCGTGGCGTAG
- a CDS encoding regulator: MTERPPQRIPNRQLAALIAEAGFSNAGLARRVDQLGLEHGLDLRYDKTSVTRWLRGQQPRGTTPALIAEVFTRRLGRRLSAQDLGLDACAPVYAGLEFAASPAEAIDIVSGLWRKDSGSHTELRKIAFTPAGLVVPSRDWLIGRADDRVARTPAPPPGAAGPPGAPGTPGAPGAQGPGTGGPPPPGEGGGRIGERPTGRTLVPRQRAERAPGSRVSMGDIAALRSVGELFRTLDHAYGGGHARQALVRYLEHEAEPMLRGTYGETTGRRLFGAAADLTRLAGWTSYDIAAHGLAQRYYVQALRLAQAAGDRAYGSYVLVTMSRQAVYLGHGREAVQLARVAQQGVGSGAPPVVQSLLHAVEARGHAVLGEVRACSASLARAERALETARPSDDVPYWIRFFDEAELADEFAHCHRDLQQWRAAAQHAERSLQLRAPAYARSRLFCRVVLAAARLGLGELEQACALGVEAAQAAAEMRSVRAVEYVREFERRLDPYRDAAAVRGYREKVAVL; encoded by the coding sequence ATGACGGAACGACCCCCACAGCGCATTCCCAACCGCCAGCTAGCCGCGCTCATCGCGGAGGCCGGCTTCTCCAACGCGGGGCTCGCACGTCGCGTCGATCAATTAGGGCTGGAGCACGGCCTCGACCTGCGCTACGACAAGACCTCCGTCACCCGGTGGCTCCGCGGCCAGCAGCCGCGCGGCACGACACCGGCGTTGATCGCCGAGGTCTTCACCCGGCGGCTGGGACGGCGGCTGTCCGCGCAGGACCTTGGGCTCGACGCGTGTGCGCCGGTGTACGCGGGGCTGGAATTCGCCGCGTCGCCGGCGGAGGCCATTGACATCGTGAGCGGCTTGTGGCGCAAGGACTCCGGCAGCCACACCGAGCTGCGCAAAATCGCGTTCACGCCCGCGGGGCTGGTGGTGCCCAGCCGCGACTGGCTGATCGGACGCGCCGACGACCGGGTGGCCCGTACACCCGCCCCGCCCCCCGGGGCCGCCGGACCCCCCGGCGCACCCGGTACACCGGGCGCCCCCGGCGCCCAGGGGCCGGGCACGGGCGGGCCCCCGCCACCCGGCGAGGGCGGCGGCCGGATCGGCGAGAGACCGACGGGCCGGACGCTGGTCCCCCGGCAGCGCGCCGAACGGGCGCCCGGGAGCCGCGTCTCCATGGGCGACATCGCGGCCCTGCGCTCCGTCGGCGAGCTCTTCCGCACCCTCGACCACGCGTACGGCGGCGGGCACGCGCGGCAGGCGCTCGTCCGCTACCTGGAGCACGAGGCCGAGCCGATGCTGCGCGGCACGTACGGCGAGACCACGGGACGCCGGCTCTTCGGCGCCGCCGCGGACCTCACCCGGCTCGCCGGGTGGACCTCGTACGACATCGCCGCCCACGGGCTCGCCCAGCGGTACTACGTCCAGGCGCTGCGCCTGGCACAGGCCGCGGGCGACCGGGCGTACGGCAGCTATGTCCTGGTGACCATGAGCCGCCAGGCCGTCTACCTCGGCCACGGCCGGGAGGCGGTCCAGCTCGCCCGCGTCGCCCAGCAGGGCGTCGGGTCCGGCGCACCCCCCGTCGTGCAGTCCCTGCTGCACGCGGTGGAGGCGCGCGGGCACGCGGTGCTCGGCGAGGTACGGGCCTGCTCCGCCTCCCTCGCCCGCGCCGAACGGGCACTGGAGACGGCCCGGCCCTCGGACGACGTGCCGTACTGGATCCGCTTCTTCGACGAGGCGGAGCTCGCGGACGAGTTCGCGCACTGCCACCGGGATCTGCAGCAGTGGCGGGCGGCCGCGCAGCACGCGGAGCGGTCGCTGCAGCTCCGGGCACCCGCGTACGCGCGGAGCAGGCTCTTCTGCCGGGTGGTGCTGGCCGCTGCGCGGCTGGGGCTCGGGGAGCTGGAGCAGGCGTGCGCGCTGGGGGTGGAGGCGGCGCAGGCGGCGGCCGAGATGCGGTCGGTTCGGGCCGTGGAGTATGTGCGGGAGTTCGAGCGGCGGCTCGATCCCTATCGGGACGCGGCGGCGGTTCGGGGGTACCGGGAGAAGGTGGCGGTGTTGTAG